In Rathayibacter sp. VKM Ac-2762, one DNA window encodes the following:
- a CDS encoding DUF998 domain-containing protein, with the protein MGTRGAGVLWVVSALAYVGAEAVAASAFPGYSYARNYISDLGVPEVGVFQGRAIDSPLHAVMNAGFLLQGALYLAAAVTTVRAARGGSRGLFLPLAVVYAVGIAVVGLVHGSSASAQNGIGGLHVVGAAMAIVGGNAASIVAGAAARRGRAPWALGTVGIVLGAAGLLALLMLQVDTRVPGVDLLPDGVWERASVYAVTAWQLATGLRLLRRPEVPRQPRPPQTAGSGAPIR; encoded by the coding sequence ATGGGAACTCGTGGGGCCGGAGTGCTGTGGGTGGTGAGCGCGCTCGCCTACGTGGGAGCGGAGGCGGTCGCCGCGTCCGCGTTCCCGGGCTACAGCTACGCACGGAACTACATCAGCGATCTCGGCGTGCCCGAGGTGGGCGTGTTCCAGGGGCGCGCGATCGACTCGCCGCTGCACGCGGTGATGAACGCCGGATTCCTCCTGCAGGGGGCGCTCTACCTCGCCGCCGCCGTCACGACCGTGCGGGCGGCGCGGGGCGGATCGCGGGGGCTGTTCCTCCCCCTCGCCGTGGTCTACGCCGTGGGCATCGCCGTGGTGGGCCTCGTGCACGGGAGCAGCGCCAGTGCGCAGAACGGGATCGGCGGCCTGCACGTGGTCGGCGCCGCGATGGCGATCGTCGGCGGCAACGCGGCCTCGATCGTCGCCGGTGCCGCGGCCCGGCGCGGCCGCGCTCCGTGGGCGCTCGGGACGGTCGGGATCGTGCTCGGTGCGGCCGGCCTGCTCGCGCTGCTGATGCTGCAGGTCGACACCCGCGTGCCCGGCGTCGACCTGCTGCCCGACGGCGTCTGGGAGCGCGCCTCCGTCTACGCCGTCACGGCCTGGCAGCTCGCGACCGGCCTGCGGCTGCTGCGGCGGCCGGAGGTGCCGCGGCAGCCGCGGCCTCCTCAGACCGCGGGCAGCGGCGCTCCGATCCGGTAG
- a CDS encoding amidohydrolase family protein, with protein MSGFVVIDAHHHLTDLRRSYPWLEGPAEPFRYHGDDRPIRRSYSVDDYLADARDVTLVASVHVENGAADALAETAWIDALSRERPVPTVHVAHVSLLDADAPRQLEEHAGYSVTRGVRDILNWHPDPVFTHRDRPGISADPVWRAHFARLEPLGLSFDLQVFPSQLQEAAELAGAFPGTAIVLDHLGMPIGRDSDSVDEWRRGLRAVAERENTVVKISAMGTNDHSWTRASIAPFVHETLEAFGPARTMLGSNFPVDSLYSSFSELYTAFDELTAALSPAERRDVFAATADRFYRIGAPLPAV; from the coding sequence ATGAGCGGATTCGTCGTCATCGACGCCCACCACCACCTGACGGATCTCCGCCGCTCCTACCCGTGGCTGGAGGGGCCGGCCGAGCCCTTCCGCTACCACGGCGACGACCGGCCGATCCGCCGCTCCTACAGCGTCGACGACTACCTCGCCGACGCCCGGGACGTGACCCTCGTCGCCTCCGTGCACGTCGAGAACGGCGCGGCCGACGCGCTCGCCGAGACGGCCTGGATCGACGCCCTCTCCCGCGAGCGCCCGGTGCCGACGGTGCACGTCGCGCATGTGTCGCTCCTGGACGCCGACGCGCCCCGGCAGCTGGAGGAGCACGCCGGGTACTCCGTGACGCGCGGCGTCCGCGACATCCTGAACTGGCACCCGGATCCGGTCTTCACGCACCGCGATCGGCCGGGGATCTCGGCCGATCCGGTCTGGCGCGCGCACTTCGCGCGGCTCGAGCCGCTGGGCCTGTCGTTCGACCTGCAGGTGTTCCCCTCGCAGCTGCAGGAGGCGGCAGAGCTCGCCGGCGCCTTTCCCGGCACCGCGATCGTGCTCGACCACCTCGGCATGCCGATCGGCCGCGACTCCGACTCGGTGGACGAGTGGCGCAGGGGGCTGCGCGCCGTCGCGGAGCGCGAGAACACGGTCGTGAAGATCTCGGCGATGGGCACGAACGACCACTCCTGGACCCGCGCGTCGATCGCGCCGTTCGTGCACGAGACGCTCGAGGCGTTCGGGCCGGCGCGGACGATGCTCGGCAGCAACTTCCCGGTCGACAGCCTCTACTCGAGCTTCTCCGAGCTGTACACCGCGTTCGACGAGCTCACCGCGGCACTCTCCCCGGCGGAGCGCCGCGACGTCTTCGCGGCGACCGCCGACCGCTTCTACCGGATCGGAGCGCCGCTGCCCGCGGTCTGA
- a CDS encoding NAD(P)-dependent oxidoreductase yields the protein MTLSLLGLGPMGAPMARNLVDDGGLVVWNRTRAKAGPFAALGARVAATPREAAADITLTVLPDLAQVESLLDGEDGLLAGWREQGIADPVLVVHGTVSPSAVAALAARLAEEHGVRVVDAPLSGGTVGARDATLSIMVGGEEEAVARVLPVLARLGRTVRHLGPSGAGATAKLCNQIVVAGTVAVVSEALLLARTAGLDPEVMVELLQGGLARTTVLEQKRAKWLEDDFAEGGSARNQLKDLRYVRDAADAEGVVLPAITAVTGLFERMVADGDGDLDHTGVVRTIARLGAPTPGRHA from the coding sequence GTGACGCTCTCGCTGCTCGGCCTCGGACCGATGGGCGCCCCGATGGCGCGGAACCTCGTCGACGACGGCGGCCTCGTGGTCTGGAACCGCACCCGCGCGAAGGCCGGCCCCTTCGCCGCGCTCGGGGCCCGCGTGGCGGCGACTCCGCGCGAGGCGGCGGCCGACATCACCCTGACGGTGCTGCCGGACCTCGCGCAGGTCGAGTCGCTGCTGGACGGAGAGGACGGCCTGCTCGCCGGCTGGCGCGAGCAGGGCATCGCGGATCCGGTGCTCGTCGTGCACGGGACCGTCTCGCCCTCGGCGGTGGCCGCGCTCGCCGCCCGTCTCGCCGAGGAGCACGGCGTCCGCGTCGTCGACGCCCCGCTCAGCGGCGGCACGGTCGGCGCCCGGGACGCGACCCTCAGCATCATGGTGGGCGGAGAGGAGGAGGCGGTCGCCCGCGTCCTCCCCGTGCTCGCGCGGCTCGGCCGCACGGTCCGCCACCTCGGCCCGAGCGGCGCCGGAGCGACCGCCAAGCTCTGCAACCAGATCGTGGTCGCCGGGACGGTCGCCGTCGTCTCCGAAGCCCTGCTGCTCGCCCGCACCGCCGGACTCGACCCGGAGGTGATGGTGGAACTGCTGCAGGGCGGCCTCGCCCGCACGACCGTGCTCGAGCAGAAGCGCGCCAAGTGGCTGGAGGACGACTTCGCCGAGGGCGGCAGCGCCCGTAACCAGCTGAAGGACCTCCGCTACGTCCGCGACGCTGCGGACGCCGAGGGCGTCGTCCTGCCCGCGATCACCGCCGTGACCGGCCTGTTCGAGAGGATGGTCGCCGACGGCGACGGCGATCTGGACCACACCGGCGTCGTCCGCACGATCGCGCGCCTCGGCGCTCCGACCCCGGGGAGGCACGCATGA
- a CDS encoding NAD(P)-dependent oxidoreductase, whose translation MTALTALDGARVLVTGGWGLIGRPTVAALLAEGAVVTVLDRSDAGADPAVRTVVGDVTDEAVLAEALAGQHAVVHLGGYAGLGMADAVETYRVNAVGTFAVLAASAAAGVAKVVYASSINANGYPLGAEQALPPVFPYSEDAAPRISDEYSLSKLASEDAARMAHATWGLELTGLRFPLVRDITLDGGRRFGEHLRTAIAADPRRQAAEGFSYLDAADAARSVLAALLHDTPPAPGILVAAPLTYLRGDTAAALDAIAPGIPRGELPGRSVGLDLTRSRELLGFEAAVLLDDVAPDQLAEVAP comes from the coding sequence GTGACGGCGCTGACCGCCCTCGACGGCGCGCGGGTCCTCGTGACGGGCGGCTGGGGCCTCATCGGGCGGCCCACCGTCGCGGCGCTCCTGGCGGAGGGAGCGGTCGTCACCGTCCTCGACCGCAGCGACGCGGGGGCGGACCCGGCCGTCCGGACCGTCGTCGGCGACGTGACCGACGAGGCCGTCCTCGCCGAGGCGCTGGCCGGCCAGCACGCGGTCGTCCACCTCGGCGGCTACGCCGGACTCGGAATGGCCGACGCGGTCGAGACCTACCGCGTGAACGCCGTGGGCACCTTCGCGGTGCTCGCGGCGTCCGCGGCGGCCGGAGTCGCCAAGGTCGTCTACGCCTCCAGCATCAACGCGAACGGCTACCCCCTCGGGGCCGAGCAGGCGCTCCCGCCCGTGTTCCCCTACTCCGAGGACGCGGCGCCCCGGATCTCGGACGAGTACTCGCTCTCGAAGCTCGCGAGCGAGGACGCGGCCCGGATGGCGCACGCGACCTGGGGCCTCGAGCTCACCGGCCTCCGCTTCCCGCTGGTGCGCGACATCACCCTCGACGGCGGGCGGCGGTTCGGCGAGCACCTGCGCACCGCGATCGCCGCCGACCCGCGCCGCCAGGCGGCGGAGGGCTTCAGCTACCTCGACGCGGCCGATGCCGCCCGCTCGGTGCTCGCGGCGCTGCTGCACGACACGCCTCCCGCTCCCGGGATCCTCGTCGCCGCTCCGCTCACCTACCTCCGCGGCGACACCGCGGCCGCCCTCGACGCGATCGCCCCCGGCATACCGCGTGGCGAGCTCCCGGGCCGCTCCGTCGGGCTCGACCTCACCCGCTCCCGCGAGCTGCTCGGCTTCGAGGCCGCGGTGCTGCTCGACGACGTGGCGCCGGACCAGCTCGCCGAGGTCGCCCCGTGA
- a CDS encoding ABC transporter permease — MTSPETGSVATPRRRSFNLQAFGIYIAAVVLFVILGVLNPNFLTIGNLRDVAVSASVNAIIGIGLTFVIITGGIDLAVGAMASFVGIVSASLMVNGGVPPLLGLAAGIVLGLICGGINGLLVTKLNLPPFIATLGTMSVFQGGAYVATNGKPVYDVPKEFILLLNSYIGGVPVVVVIVAVVGVAAWLLLRKTVFGQNVIAVGGSEETAWLSGVRVHRVKIAVYCISGGLSALAGLVIVARINAAQPDAGSPYQLTAIAAAVIGGANLMGGEGRIAGTLVGALILGALTNGLVLLNVPSFYEQIVTGLVVLIAVTLDQGSKGWPMFSRGRRKKQEDVAAPPTESTPSVNA, encoded by the coding sequence ATGACCTCCCCCGAGACCGGGAGCGTCGCCACCCCGCGCCGGCGCTCCTTCAACCTGCAGGCCTTCGGCATCTACATCGCCGCCGTCGTCCTCTTCGTCATCCTGGGCGTGCTGAACCCCAACTTCCTCACCATCGGCAACCTCCGCGACGTCGCGGTGTCGGCCAGCGTGAACGCCATCATCGGCATCGGCCTGACCTTCGTCATCATCACCGGCGGCATCGACCTGGCCGTGGGCGCCATGGCCAGCTTCGTCGGGATCGTCAGCGCCTCGCTGATGGTCAACGGCGGCGTGCCCCCGCTGCTCGGTCTCGCGGCCGGCATCGTCCTCGGCCTGATCTGCGGAGGGATCAACGGCCTGCTGGTCACCAAGCTGAACCTGCCGCCCTTCATCGCCACGCTCGGCACGATGAGCGTGTTCCAGGGAGGCGCCTACGTCGCCACCAACGGCAAGCCGGTCTACGACGTGCCGAAGGAGTTCATCCTCCTGCTCAACAGCTACATCGGAGGCGTGCCCGTCGTGGTCGTCATCGTGGCGGTCGTCGGAGTCGCGGCCTGGCTGCTCCTGCGCAAGACCGTGTTCGGCCAGAACGTGATCGCGGTCGGCGGCAGCGAGGAGACCGCCTGGCTCTCGGGGGTCCGGGTCCACCGCGTCAAGATCGCCGTCTACTGCATCTCCGGCGGGCTCTCGGCCCTGGCCGGCCTGGTCATCGTCGCCCGCATCAACGCCGCGCAGCCGGACGCGGGCAGCCCGTACCAGCTCACCGCGATCGCCGCGGCGGTCATCGGAGGAGCGAACCTGATGGGCGGCGAGGGCCGCATCGCGGGCACCCTGGTCGGCGCGCTCATCCTGGGCGCGCTCACCAACGGCCTGGTGCTTCTGAACGTGCCGAGCTTCTACGAGCAGATCGTCACCGGCCTCGTCGTCCTGATCGCCGTCACGCTCGACCAGGGCAGCAAGGGCTGGCCGATGTTCTCGAGAGGCCGCAGGAAGAAGCAGGAGGACGTCGCCGCTCCTCCGACCGAGTCGACGCCGTCGGTGAACGCGTGA
- a CDS encoding sugar ABC transporter ATP-binding protein, translating to MAEHLLEVRGIAKSFPGVRALDGVSFTLDRGEIRTLAGENGAGKSTLLNILGGALRPDRGSITIDGVRRMEYTSRQALAEGVRIAHQEPAIVPQLTVMQNLLLGRTRKQRASAQDDIDRALKDVHLMGFPMEARTPVGRLSPAQRHALTIARAFAFGAKIVALDEPTTSMLEHNVEGVLTRVREIAHGRGVGVIYVSHKMPEVMSVSDTVVVLRDGRPAYDAPIGETSSEDIVRRMVGRELLSFERRHPVAPDAEVHFEATGVVHPSGVGPESISVRRGEVVGIAGLVGSGRTEFLRALIRADDGTEGTVRLGGRPLRIRSPRDSRDAGIAFIPEDRKHQGLVLQTPAYANVALTSDRQLNGFGPFISTKRQIETAEEMGRRMSLRPADVRLNARQFSGGNQQKIVIAKWIWLGASVFLFDEPTKGVDVGGKVEIYELIDQLASEGHAVIVVSSDLPEIISISDRVLVMRSGRFVSEHVGDDITEHSIVANAMGVAKGTS from the coding sequence ATGGCCGAGCATCTGCTCGAGGTCCGCGGCATCGCGAAATCGTTCCCGGGCGTCCGCGCCCTGGACGGCGTGAGCTTCACGCTCGACCGCGGCGAGATCCGCACCCTCGCCGGCGAGAACGGCGCGGGCAAGAGCACCCTGCTGAACATCCTCGGCGGGGCCCTGCGCCCGGACCGCGGCTCGATCACGATCGACGGCGTCCGGCGGATGGAGTACACCTCCCGCCAGGCGCTCGCCGAGGGGGTCCGCATCGCGCACCAGGAGCCGGCCATCGTGCCCCAGCTCACGGTGATGCAGAACCTGCTCCTCGGGCGGACGCGCAAGCAGCGCGCGTCCGCCCAGGACGACATCGACCGGGCCCTCAAGGACGTCCACCTGATGGGCTTCCCGATGGAGGCGAGGACCCCGGTCGGCCGGCTCAGCCCGGCGCAGCGGCACGCGCTCACCATCGCCCGGGCGTTCGCGTTCGGCGCGAAGATCGTCGCGCTCGACGAGCCGACGACGAGCATGCTCGAGCACAACGTCGAGGGGGTCCTCACCCGGGTCCGCGAGATCGCCCACGGGCGGGGCGTCGGCGTCATCTACGTCTCGCACAAGATGCCGGAGGTGATGAGCGTGTCGGACACGGTCGTCGTGCTCCGCGACGGCCGGCCCGCCTACGACGCTCCGATCGGCGAGACCTCGTCCGAGGACATCGTGCGGCGGATGGTCGGCCGGGAGCTGCTCTCGTTCGAGCGGCGCCACCCGGTCGCCCCGGACGCCGAGGTGCACTTCGAGGCCACGGGCGTCGTCCACCCGAGCGGAGTCGGACCGGAGTCGATCAGCGTCCGCCGCGGCGAGGTCGTCGGCATCGCCGGCCTCGTCGGCTCCGGCCGCACCGAGTTCCTCCGCGCGCTCATCCGCGCCGACGACGGCACCGAGGGGACCGTCCGCCTGGGCGGCCGTCCGCTGCGCATCCGCTCGCCGCGCGACAGCCGCGACGCCGGCATCGCGTTCATCCCCGAGGACCGCAAGCACCAGGGCCTCGTCCTCCAGACCCCGGCCTACGCGAACGTCGCCCTCACCTCCGACCGGCAGCTGAACGGCTTCGGCCCCTTCATCAGCACGAAGCGGCAGATCGAGACGGCGGAGGAGATGGGCCGGCGCATGTCGCTGCGTCCCGCCGACGTCCGCCTCAACGCCCGCCAGTTCTCGGGCGGCAACCAGCAGAAGATCGTGATCGCGAAGTGGATCTGGCTCGGGGCGAGCGTCTTCCTCTTCGACGAGCCGACCAAGGGCGTCGACGTCGGCGGCAAGGTCGAGATCTACGAGCTCATCGATCAGCTGGCCTCCGAGGGGCACGCCGTGATCGTCGTCTCGAGCGACCTGCCCGAGATCATCTCCATCAGCGACCGGGTCCTCGTGATGAGGTCCGGGCGCTTCGTCTCCGAGCACGTCGGCGACGACATCACCGAGCACAGCATCGTGGCCAACGCCATGGGCGTGGCGAAAGGAACCTCATGA
- a CDS encoding substrate-binding domain-containing protein, whose product MSFPTRAAGVALAGLASLTLLAGCSASPDGDGGGSAGGSGSGADIVSLVDASAQTPADEVASSLGTPTVPDGAKLCYITRTLSNEFWGYERDGFENRAKELGVDYQTFDVTDESSITEQLDKAKSAMNQGCSAILASPISATGLDSIFESALADGIPAIVLNDAKSGVAGTVYVGPDATTIGATAADYIADKLPDGGKVAMIEGDPGSSNAINRGDGFTAALAKHENLELVASQTASWDQTKAQEIATTMLTANPDIAAFYSQNDGMALGVQAAIDAKGLTGEVILVGTDGIPQAKKQILAGDYTATVSELPTTEGATGVDAALYLLAGKKVPAWIDVPAFIIDSTNVAQYETGMP is encoded by the coding sequence ATGTCGTTCCCCACCCGCGCCGCCGGCGTCGCCCTCGCCGGCCTCGCCTCCCTGACGCTCCTCGCCGGATGCTCGGCCTCGCCCGACGGAGACGGCGGCGGATCCGCCGGCGGCTCCGGCTCCGGCGCCGACATCGTGTCGCTCGTCGACGCCTCCGCGCAGACCCCCGCCGACGAGGTCGCCTCCTCGCTCGGCACCCCCACCGTGCCGGACGGCGCGAAGCTCTGCTACATCACCCGCACCCTCTCCAACGAGTTCTGGGGCTACGAGCGCGACGGCTTCGAGAACCGCGCGAAGGAGCTCGGCGTCGACTACCAGACCTTCGACGTCACCGACGAGTCCTCGATCACCGAGCAGCTCGACAAGGCCAAGAGCGCCATGAACCAGGGCTGCTCCGCCATCCTCGCCTCGCCGATCTCGGCCACCGGCCTCGACTCGATCTTCGAGTCGGCGCTCGCCGACGGCATCCCCGCGATCGTCCTCAACGACGCCAAGAGCGGCGTCGCCGGCACCGTCTACGTCGGACCCGACGCGACCACCATCGGCGCGACCGCCGCCGACTACATCGCCGACAAGCTGCCCGACGGCGGCAAGGTCGCGATGATCGAGGGCGACCCGGGCTCCTCCAACGCGATCAACCGCGGGGACGGCTTCACCGCCGCCCTCGCGAAGCACGAGAACCTCGAGCTCGTCGCCTCCCAGACCGCCTCGTGGGACCAGACCAAGGCGCAGGAGATCGCGACCACGATGCTGACCGCGAACCCCGACATCGCGGCCTTCTACTCGCAGAACGACGGCATGGCGCTCGGCGTCCAGGCCGCGATCGACGCGAAGGGCCTCACCGGCGAGGTGATCCTGGTCGGCACCGACGGCATCCCGCAGGCCAAGAAGCAGATCCTGGCCGGCGACTACACCGCCACCGTCAGCGAGCTGCCCACCACCGAGGGCGCGACCGGCGTCGACGCCGCGCTGTACCTGCTCGCCGGGAAGAAGGTCCCTGCGTGGATCGACGTCCCCGCGTTCATCATCGACAGCACCAACGTCGCGCAGTACGAGACCGGGATGCCGTAA
- a CDS encoding Gfo/Idh/MocA family oxidoreductase, translated as MNLYKLLGDREREGRPIRVGLIGAGRYGTMYLSQARNIPGVHVVAIADVNVARARGAFELVDWPAEAMAADIPEALANRTTTIVDNAAVLFEHDIDVIVEATGNPIVGVHHALRAIETGKHIIMVTVEADALAGPALAKRAEKAGIVYSMAYGDQPALIMELVDWARTSGFDVVCAGKGAKYLEHYHQMNPDNVWENWEFSKELTDSGQLNPYMHTSFRDGTKAAIEMAAVANAAGLVPSDAGLTFTPGDVEEIATISRPRSIGGALDHEGTVDVMSSVTRDGALIPHNTQEGVYVVVKATNPYVSTCFDEYPWHPDPTKQYAALYRPYHYVGLELNMSIANAALRGISTGHPEGFYGDVVATAKKDLKAGEFLDGEGGFTVYGKLVSAKHSVATGALPVALAHHVELRNDIAQGATVGWDDVIIDESLAEALELRRETEALLAS; from the coding sequence GTGAACCTGTACAAACTCCTCGGCGATCGCGAACGCGAGGGCCGCCCCATCCGCGTCGGGCTGATCGGCGCCGGCCGCTACGGCACCATGTACCTCTCGCAGGCGCGCAACATCCCCGGCGTCCACGTGGTCGCCATCGCCGACGTGAACGTGGCCCGGGCCCGCGGCGCCTTCGAGCTGGTCGACTGGCCCGCCGAGGCGATGGCCGCCGACATCCCCGAGGCGCTCGCCAACCGCACCACCACCATCGTCGACAACGCGGCCGTCCTCTTCGAGCACGACATCGACGTCATCGTCGAGGCGACCGGCAACCCCATCGTCGGCGTGCACCACGCCCTCCGCGCGATCGAGACCGGCAAGCACATCATCATGGTCACCGTCGAGGCCGACGCCCTCGCCGGACCGGCGCTCGCCAAGCGGGCGGAGAAGGCGGGCATCGTCTACTCGATGGCCTACGGCGACCAGCCGGCCCTCATCATGGAGCTCGTCGACTGGGCCCGCACCAGCGGCTTCGACGTCGTCTGCGCCGGCAAGGGCGCCAAGTACCTCGAGCACTACCACCAGATGAACCCCGACAACGTCTGGGAGAACTGGGAGTTCAGCAAGGAGCTCACCGACTCCGGCCAGCTCAACCCCTACATGCACACCTCGTTCCGCGACGGCACGAAGGCCGCCATCGAGATGGCCGCCGTCGCCAACGCGGCCGGGCTCGTCCCCTCCGACGCCGGCCTCACTTTCACCCCGGGCGACGTCGAGGAGATCGCCACGATCAGCCGCCCCCGCTCGATCGGCGGAGCGCTCGACCACGAGGGCACCGTCGACGTGATGTCGAGCGTCACCCGCGACGGCGCGCTCATCCCGCACAACACCCAGGAGGGCGTCTACGTCGTCGTCAAGGCGACCAACCCCTACGTGTCGACCTGCTTCGACGAGTACCCGTGGCACCCGGACCCGACCAAGCAGTACGCGGCGCTCTACCGCCCGTACCACTACGTCGGCCTCGAGCTGAACATGTCGATCGCCAACGCCGCCCTGCGCGGCATCTCGACCGGCCACCCCGAGGGCTTCTACGGCGACGTGGTCGCGACGGCCAAGAAGGACCTCAAGGCCGGCGAGTTCCTCGACGGCGAGGGCGGCTTCACCGTCTACGGCAAGCTCGTCTCCGCGAAGCACTCGGTCGCCACCGGCGCCCTCCCCGTCGCGCTCGCCCACCACGTCGAGCTGCGCAACGACATCGCGCAGGGCGCGACGGTCGGCTGGGACGACGTCATCATCGACGAGTCCCTCGCCGAGGCGCTCGAGCTGCGCCGCGAGACCGAGGCGCTGCTCGCCTCCTGA
- a CDS encoding LacI family DNA-binding transcriptional regulator, with amino-acid sequence MQKAPTIRDVARTAGVSVSVVSRVLNDGTGPVAVDTRRRVVEAIDELGFRPRAAARELSQGQALAIGLVLPDLTNPFFARLADKVVWEARARGAQVLLVTTQEDSHVEGESLTSLLDRSVGGVIATPSGDNLEKWSRLRRAGVDVVFVDRTTPGLDDVDVVSIGNSASAARATDHLIALGHTRIAILSGPAHTSTGQARVAGYRASLTAADLPLDSTLVRDVPFRGDVGGEAVAALLALPEPPTALVVANTAQVRSAVHRLFQLGIRIPEALSVVVFDDNPWSELVTPPLSVVRQPIDMLARHSVELVLARMQGRLPEAPQHIEVQADLVIRSSCAAPPRR; translated from the coding sequence GTGCAGAAAGCTCCGACGATCCGCGACGTCGCCCGCACCGCGGGCGTCTCGGTCTCGGTCGTCTCCCGCGTGCTCAACGACGGCACCGGCCCGGTCGCGGTGGACACCCGGCGCCGTGTGGTCGAGGCGATCGACGAGCTCGGCTTCCGCCCCCGCGCCGCCGCCCGCGAGCTCAGCCAGGGTCAGGCCCTCGCGATCGGCCTGGTCCTGCCCGACCTCACCAACCCGTTCTTCGCCCGCCTCGCCGACAAGGTGGTGTGGGAGGCGCGCGCCCGCGGGGCCCAGGTGCTCCTGGTCACCACGCAGGAGGACTCCCACGTCGAGGGCGAGTCGCTCACGAGCCTGCTCGACCGCTCCGTCGGGGGCGTGATCGCCACCCCCTCCGGCGACAACCTCGAGAAGTGGTCGCGCCTGCGCCGCGCCGGGGTCGACGTGGTCTTCGTCGACCGCACCACGCCCGGGCTCGACGACGTCGACGTCGTCAGCATCGGCAACTCCGCCTCCGCCGCCCGGGCCACCGACCACCTGATCGCGCTCGGCCACACCCGGATCGCGATCCTCTCCGGACCCGCGCACACCTCCACCGGCCAGGCCCGCGTCGCCGGGTACCGCGCCTCCCTCACCGCGGCCGACCTGCCGCTGGACTCCACGCTGGTGCGCGACGTGCCCTTCCGCGGCGACGTCGGCGGCGAGGCGGTCGCCGCCCTCCTCGCGCTGCCGGAGCCGCCGACCGCGCTCGTCGTCGCCAACACCGCGCAGGTGCGCAGCGCCGTGCACCGGCTCTTCCAGCTCGGGATCCGAATCCCGGAGGCCCTCTCGGTCGTCGTGTTCGACGACAACCCGTGGAGCGAGCTGGTCACCCCGCCGCTCAGCGTCGTCCGCCAGCCGATCGACATGCTCGCCCGTCACAGCGTCGAGCTCGTCCTCGCCCGCATGCAGGGCCGCCTCCCCGAGGCGCCGCAGCACATCGAGGTGCAGGCCGACCTCGTCATCCGCTCCAGCTGCGCCGCACCCCCGCGGCGCTGA
- a CDS encoding putative quinol monooxygenase produces the protein MSDPVVVTAIFAPAEGQRDALVAALSTAIAEVHEEEGCELYAIHDSPDGTIVMLEKWTSGDLLDAHGAGEPVVRLNAAIRGLVAHPPVVTRLVPIPAGTSQQGEL, from the coding sequence ATGTCCGATCCCGTCGTCGTCACCGCGATCTTCGCTCCCGCCGAGGGGCAGCGCGACGCGCTCGTCGCCGCCCTCTCCACCGCCATCGCGGAGGTGCACGAGGAGGAGGGCTGCGAGCTCTACGCGATCCACGACTCGCCCGACGGCACCATCGTGATGCTGGAGAAGTGGACGAGCGGCGACCTGCTCGACGCGCACGGCGCCGGCGAGCCGGTCGTCCGCCTCAACGCGGCGATCCGCGGGCTCGTCGCCCACCCGCCCGTCGTGACGCGGCTCGTCCCGATCCCGGCCGGCACCTCGCAGCAGGGCGAGCTCTAG